One segment of Malassezia restricta chromosome V, complete sequence DNA contains the following:
- a CDS encoding pyrroline-5-carboxylate reductase yields the protein MSHPQRESSEMTMAVLACGTMGTAILSGVLDFQLSMENGDNSKDLAATSQHGESFERVPLPKKYIATVGRDSTAKRLASTFSEAGHSNVEVFQQRNVEAVRRSDIVLLCTKPQRVSEFMSEPGMKEALENKILVSIAAGTTINTIQKVVPPSTKVVRAMPNTPCRIREGMTVISDVTWLTHLERDLIATIFSAVGKCNFLDEKYFDAATALAGSGPAFVTLFLEAMTDGGVMMGLPRAEALELAAQTMQGAARMVLESGTHPAAIKDSVTTPGGCTIAGLLQMEDGRVRSTVARTIQTAAEHAAGLGKSS from the coding sequence ATGAGCCATCCACAACGAGAGAGCAGCGAAATGACcatggccgtgctggcATGTGGTACCATGGGTACAGCGATTTTGTCAGGTGTACTTGACTTTCAGCTTTCTATGGAAAATGGCGATAACTCCAAAGACCTGGCCGCCACGTCGCAACATGGCGAGAGCTTTGAGCGAGTTCCGCTCCCCAAGAAGTATATCGCTACTGTAGGTCGTGACTCGACCGCGAAACGTTTGGCGTCGACATTCTCAGAAGCTGGTCACTCGAATGTAGAGGTGTTTCAGCAGCGCAATGTCGAAGCAGTGCGACGCTCTGACATTGTATTGCTGTGTACCAAGCCCCAGCGTGTGTCTGAGTTTATGAGCGAGCCAGGCATGAAGGAGGCGCTAGAGAACAAGATTCTCGTAAGTATTGCAGCTGGCACGACGATCAACACGATCCAAAAGGTGGTGCCGCCATCGACCAAGgtggtgcgtgcgatgccCAACACGCCGTGCCGTATTCGAGAGGGCATGACAGTGATCTCTGATGTGACATGGCTTACGCACCTGGAGCGAGATTTGATCGCCACGATCTTCTCCGCGGTGGGTAAATGCAACTTTTTGGATGAAAAGTACTTTGACGCGGCCACAGCCCTCGCCGGCTCAGGTCCAGCGTTTGTGACGCTGTTCCTCGAGGCCATGACCGACGGCGGCGTCATGATGGGTCTTCCGCGTGCTGAGGCGCTTGAATTGGCTGCGCAGACGATGCAGGGTGCAGCGCGTATGGTGCTCGAATCTGGCACGCACCCTGCAGCGATCAAAGACAGTGTCACGACGCCTGGTGGATGCACGATTGCTGGGCTTTTACAGATGGAAGATGGCCGTGTGAGGTCGACGGTAGCACGTACGATCCAGACTGCAGCcgagcacgctgctggtCTTGGCAAAAGCAGTTAG